From the Campylobacter volucris genome, the window TTTAGGAAGATTTAAAAATCAAGAAAAAATAGCGAAAGAATCCGCTTATGAAATACTAGAACAACTAAATATAGCTGATTTGGCAGATGAAAATGCTACTAGTTTAAGCTATGGACAACAAAGAAAAGTTGAAATCGCAAGAGCTTTAGCAACCAATCCAAAATTATTACTACTTGATGAGCCTGCTGCGGGTATGAATTCAACAGAAAGTGATGATCTTGCGCAGTTAATTTTTGACATTAGAGATCATAAAAAAATAAGTGTTTTATTGATAGAACATGATATGAAATTTGTAAATAAACTTTGTGATAAAGTTATGGTGCTTGATTATGGCAAGACCATATTTGAAGGAAAACCAACAGATGCTGTGTTAAATCCTGAAGTTATTAATGCTTATTTAGGAGATTTTAATGCTAGTTGTTAAAGATCTGCATGTTTATTATGGCTTAATTGAAGCTGTTAAGGGTATTGATTTTACTATTAATACTGGAAGCATCGTAAGTTTAATAGGCTCTAATGGTGCTGGAAAAACTTCAACTTTAAATGCAATGTTAAATTGTGTTAAAAAAACAGGTGAAGTAAATTTTTTAGGTTATGATACTCAAAGACATTTACCTCATACTTTGGTTCAAAAAGGTATAGCTTTGGTTCCCGAAGGTAGAAGAGTGTTTATAAATTTAACCATTGAAGAAAATTTAAAAATAGGCGCATTTAATAATGCTGAAAATTATGAACATTTAAAAAATCAAATGTATAAACTTTTTCCAAGATTAAAAGATAAAAAAAATGCTCTTGCAGGAACCTTAAGTGGTGGCGAAGCCCAAATGCTTGCTATCTCAAGGGCTCTTATGAGCGAACCAAAACTTTTAATGCTTGATGAACCTTCTTTGGGACTTGCTCCAAAAATAGTTGGAGAGGTATTTGACATCATAGTCAAGCTTAAAGAAGAAGGTATTACAATTTTACTTGTAGAACAAAATGCATTTTCTGCACTTAAAATTAGCGATTATGCTTATGTTTTAGAAAACGGCAAAATCGCTATGCATGCACCTGCTAAAGATCTTATTGGAAATGATGAAATACGAAAAAAATATCTAGGAGCTTAAATTTGAAAAATCAACTTCTAACTTTTGGCAATATTAAAATCTCAATATTTTTATTTTTACTTTTTGCCTTATTTTGCGCTTTAGCTACTTTTATAGAAAGCGCATATGGCACACCAACAGCTTGGGCTATGATTTATGGGACATCTTGGTTTGGTTTTATACAACTTCTATTAGGGCTTAATCTTTTAGCAGCCATTTTTAAATACAAGATGTTAAATAAGAAAAAAATACCTCTTTTTATTTTTCACATCTCTTTTTTATTGATATTATTTGGTTCTGCACTTACTAGATATGCAGGTTTTGAAGGAAATTTACACATTAGAGAAAATGAAAAAAACAATATCATAGAAACATCAAAAAGTTATGTTTATATCGCCACTTTAATGGATGATAAAGTTTATAGTGCTTCAAAATCTGAATACATTTCTATTTTACCATTTGTGAATAATTTTTCTTTTGATCTAATCTTGCCTCAAGATAAAGCTACCGTTACTTATAAAAATTTAATCTTAGATGCTAAAGAAGTTTATAAGGAAGACGCTAATGCTTCTGCTCTTTTATCTTTAATGATTTCTCAAAACAATCAAGCAAAAGAATTTACATTTCAAGTAGGAGAAATTCAAACCATTGATGGAGTAAATATAGCCTTTTTAAATGATGAAGTTAGCAAACCTTATATAAAAATAGATAAAAATTTAAATCTTAGTTCTAGCATGGATTTAAAATTTATGTCTATGAGTGATGGCAAAGAAAGCATTTTAAAAGCTTTTAAAACCGCAGATGCTAAAGATAAAAGATTGTATTCTTTTAATAATGCAAATTTGGTTGTTAAATTTGCTTCTTTAAATGGCATCAAAACTTTAGAAGGAATTAATGCTGCACAAGATGAGAGTTTTTTAACTTGGTTTAAAACAAGCTGGATTGAATTAGGAAGAAATGCTTTAATATCTTTATTTGGTGAAGCAAAAAATTGGAATAATCCTATTTTAAATAATTTTAAAGATTTTGCTCAAAGCACAAAATATATGCCAACCCAACTTTCTGATAATGCTATAAATGCCTTAAATTTAAGCATCACTTATAAAGGTGAAACCAAGGAAGTA encodes:
- a CDS encoding high-affinity branched-chain amino acid transporter, ATP-binding protein, producing MLVVKDLHVYYGLIEAVKGIDFTINTGSIVSLIGSNGAGKTSTLNAMLNCVKKTGEVNFLGYDTQRHLPHTLVQKGIALVPEGRRVFINLTIEENLKIGAFNNAENYEHLKNQMYKLFPRLKDKKNALAGTLSGGEAQMLAISRALMSEPKLLMLDEPSLGLAPKIVGEVFDIIVKLKEEGITILLVEQNAFSALKISDYAYVLENGKIAMHAPAKDLIGNDEIRKKYLGA
- a CDS encoding high-affinity branched-chain amino acid transporter, ATP-binding protein; its protein translation is MILELKNIHKNFGGVTAIVDTSFSIKEGEIFGLIGPNGAGKTTLFNIITGNYKPSSGEVFFLDKKIDHLKPHKIVHLGIARTFQNIRLFSSMSVLENVLIGFDQSIKYGIFEAFLHLGRFKNQEKIAKESAYEILEQLNIADLADENATSLSYGQQRKVEIARALATNPKLLLLDEPAAGMNSTESDDLAQLIFDIRDHKKISVLLIEHDMKFVNKLCDKVMVLDYGKTIFEGKPTDAVLNPEVINAYLGDFNASC